One window of Aspergillus oryzae RIB40 DNA, chromosome 3 genomic DNA carries:
- a CDS encoding uncharacterized protein (predicted protein) — protein MAHLSTTLFPLGNNARAQSLTVSLKVPFKDCLGMRSGDPETLSRPRPWFWISVNTGLSRHYFPDRTENKVLYGNDHEQDDPSYHAIVPLGRVMAAYNTPSYTCTYLNASRPSSAEDIEIAAEDATFEFEVDSTNGLFNCLNNK, from the exons ATGGCCCACCTGTCTACTA CGCTGTTCCCGCTCGGGAACAATGCCCGAGCCCAGAGTTTGACAGTCAGTCTGAAGGTCCCATTCAAGGACTGCCTGGGCATGAGATCTGGCGATCCTGAGACATTG AGCAGACCGAGACCGTGGTTCTGGATATCTGTAAATACGGGT CTGAGTCGGCACTATTTTCCTGA CCGGACCGAAAATAAAGTTTTGTATGGTAATGACCATGAGCAAGATGATCCCTCGTATCATGCAATTGTCCCACTGGGAAGGGTCATGGCTGCATATAATACCCCGTCTTATACTTGTACGTACTTGAATGCTTCTCGTCCGTCCTCCGCGGAGGATATAGAGATAGCCGCGGAGGATGCAACATTCGAATTCGAGGTGGACAGCACGAATGGTCTCTTCAATTGCCTCAACAACAAATGA
- a CDS encoding flavin adenine dinucleotide pyrophosphatase (3'-phosphoadenosine 5'-phosphosulfate sulfotransferase (PAPS reductase)/FAD synthetase and related enzymes): protein MTRASNMTSSAVHNYTKTIHTAACLIIGDEVLGGKTIDTNSAYFAKYCFSLGIQLKRVEVIADDESEIIEAVRRMSNNYDFVVTSGGIGPTHDDITYESIAKAFGLKLKLHQGAFDRMKKLSKPHPMQPQFDWDTPSPGLTAKLRMVELPHDDTLSEEQQATFVADDMWVPIAIVNGNVHILPGVPRLFEKLLEHLKPTLLPRLTDPEGKGIYRYLFSTPLPESAVAPYLTDLATRTSSRGIKVGSYPRWGKKRNTVTLVGTDKDFMDSLVSEVEENVQGTRVSQEDELDPPSDAEEGK from the exons ATGA CTCGTGCCTCCAACATGACATCATCCGCGGTGCATAACTACACGAAAACGATACACACGGCAGCATGTCTGATCATTGGTGACGAGGTGCTTGGCGGAAAG ACAATTGATACCAATTCCGCATATTTCGCCAAGTATTGCTTCTCCCTTGGGATTCAGCTAAAAAGGGTAGAAGTCATTGCCGATGACGAAAGTGAAATTATTGAGGCTGTCAGGCGCATGAGTAACAACTACGATTTTGTGGTGACCAGCGGAGGCATTGGACCGAC CCACGATGATATTACGTATGAATCCATAGCCAAGGCGTTCGGCCTAAAGTTGAAACTACACCAAGGCGCTTTTGACCGTATGAAGAAGCTCTCCAAGCCTCACCCGATGCAACCGCAATTTGACTGGGATACCCCGTCGCCCGGTCTAACAGCCAAGCTGCGCATGGTTGAACTTCCCCACGATGATACTCTGTCGGAGGAGCAGCAGGCTACCTTTGTGGCTGATGATATGTGGGTGCCAATCGCCATCGTCAACGGTAATGTGCATATCTTACCAGGCGTTCCTCGTCTGTTCGAGAAGCTCCTTGAGCATCTGAAGCCTACTTTGCTTCCTCGGTTAACCGACCCTGAGGGAAAAGGCATTTATCGGTACTTATTCAGCACCCCCCTCCCTGAGAGTGCCGTGGCGCCTTACCTGACGGACCTTGCGACGCGGACATCTTCACGAGGTATAAAGGTTGGTAGTTATCCCCgctggggaaagaagcgGAACACCGTCACTTTGGTTGGAACCGACAAAGACTTCATGGACTCGTTGGTCTcggaggtcgaggagaatgTTCAGGGCACAAGAGTCTCGCAGGAAGATGAGCTTGACCCCCCTTCTGATGCAGAGGAAGGTAAATAA
- a CDS encoding Ras family protein (Ras-related GTPase) — MASKFLREYKLVVVGGGGVGKSCLTIQLIQSHFVDEYDPTIEDSYRKQCVIDEEVALLDVLDTAGQEEYSAMREQYMRTGEGFLLVYSITSRQSFEEIMTFQQQILRVKDKDYFPIIVVGNKCDLGKERAVTVEEGEALARQFGCKFIETSAKSRINVENAFYDLVREIRRYNKEMSSYPSGSGAFGNRAPEGKMDVSEPGDNAGCCGKCIIM; from the exons ATGGCCTCAAAG TTTCTACGAGAATACAAACTGGTagttgttggtggtggtggtgttggaaagTCATGCTTGACCATTCAATTGATTCAAAGTCACTTCGTCGATGAATATGATCCGACAATCGAAG ATTCGTACCGCAAGCAATGTGTCATCGACGAGGAGGTCGCTCTGTTGGATGTTCTAGATACGGCCGGACAGGAGGAGTACTCGGCAATGCGTGAACAGTACATGCGGACCGGTGAAGGGTTCCTTCTGGTTTACTCCATAACGTCGCGCCAGTCCTTCGAAGAAATTATGACATTCCAGCAACAAATTTTACGAGTAAAGGACAAGGATTACTTCCCTATCATCGTGGTCGGTAATAAGTGCGATCTAGGGAAGGAGCGAGCCGTCACAGTAGAAG AGGGTGAAGCTCTAGCAAGACAGTTTGGTTGCAAATTTATCGAAACATCCGCGAAGTCTCGCATCAACGTCGAAAACGCATTCTACGACCTCGTCCGTGAGATTCGTCGGTACAACAAAGAAATGTCGTCTTACCCCTCCGGCTCGGGGGCCTTCGGCAATCGCGCCCCGGAGGGCAAAATGGACGTGAGCGAACCCGGCGACAATGCTGGATGCTGCGGAAAGTGTATTATAATGTAA
- a CDS encoding oxidoreductase, short chain dehydrogenase/reductase family (predicted dehydrogenase) encodes MATAMAKRLEGKTIVVTGASSGIGRSTAKEFARTAPKNLKLILTARRIDSLNQLAQEIKEEVGDGVKTLAVKLDVSNPAEVQNFVPSLPAEFQEIDVLVNNAGLVKGVAKAPEIAPEDIDVMFSTNVTGLINMTQAILPIFKKRGDGGRGDIINIGSIAGREAYPGGSIYCATKAAVKSFTEALRKELIASRIRIIEIDPGQVETEFSVVRFYGDKEKADAVYANCEPLTPDDIAEVIVFAAGRRENVVIADTLIFPSHQASPGHLHKK; translated from the exons ATGGCAACGGCAATGGCAAAGCGCCTCGAGGGCAAGACGATCGTCGTCACCGGCGCGTCATCCGGCATCGGTCGCAGCACCGCTAAGGAGTTCGCTCGCACGGCGCCCAAGAACCTGAAGCTTATCCTGACAGCCAGACGAATCGACTCTCTGAACCAGCTCGCGCaggagatcaaggaggaagtcGGTGACGGCGTGAAGACATTGGCCGTGAAACTAGACGTCAGCAACCCGGCCGAAGTCCAGAACTTCGTACCCTCTCTGCCGGCGGAGTTCCAGGAAATCGATGTTCTAGTCAACAATGC CGGGCTTGTCAAGGGTGTTGCCAAGGCCCCTGAAATCGCCCCGGAGGATATCGATGTCATGTTCTCCACTAATGTCACTGGGCTGATCAACATGACCCAGGCGATTCTTCCGATTTTCAAGAAGCGGGGTGATGGCGGTCGTGGAGACATCATTAACATTGGAAGTATCGCTGGTCGTGAAGCTTATCCGGGTGGTAGCATCTATTGCGCTACCAAGGCGGCTGTCAAGTCGTTTACCGAGGCTTTAAGAAAGGAGCTTATCGCTTCGAGAATTAGGATCATCGAGATTGATCCTGGTCAGGTTGAGACT GAATTCTCCGTTGTGCGATTCTACGGAGATAAGGAGAAGGCTGATGCCGTATATGC AAACTGCGAGCCACTTACCCCGGATGATATTGCAGAAGTTATTGTATTTGCCGCTGGTCGGCGTGAGAATGTCGTGATTGCTGACACTCTGATTTTTCCAAGCCACCAG GCATCACCCGGACATTTGCACAAGAAATAG